The following are from one region of the Siniperca chuatsi isolate FFG_IHB_CAS linkage group LG13, ASM2008510v1, whole genome shotgun sequence genome:
- the tmem236 gene encoding transmembrane protein 236: MPSGKTVKLILYEVLQFAALVIPIFVIMERFASLIRDVNGRDLTAYWLVVAASIAYVTSVTLLVWVPLKYVILKQRRFISEITQWRPTALAYIILCTLPCFGILIASSKVQVDRGRRLDHFAELPVSLVLVSLICVDIIERIRPCRLIGQSDSLDDDLDMPGPVLTHLQQVTTVTGQLHTHEGPNDLTQGRPEARNGSASGRWQDLGGSPTRSTFSSRAPSSAYLYSSSSRPRSCSGHLGFLLRRDGRSEVFVDCFLFWLDTVEMVRVAGEPSIFYSAWVFPVYILAFMSTLRIVITPHNPLLSFAGAALQDLPFFIIRVALIVVFGYVTPVLYPLKNVLVSLTFIYFTFLTKLRIFKRQSMF; the protein is encoded by the exons ATGCCCTCGGGGAAGACGGTCAAGCTCATCCTGTATGAGGTGCTGCAGTTTGCAGCCCTTGTCATACCCATCTTTGTGATTATGGAGAGGTTTGCCAGCCTCATACGTGATGTGAACGGACGAGATCTAACGGCCTACTGGCTAGTGGTGGCGGCCTCTATCGCCTATGTGACCTCTGTGACCCTGCTGGTGTGGGTTCCTCTGAAATATGTGATCCTGAAGCAACGGAGGTTCATCTCAGAGATCACACAGTG gagaCCAACAGCGCTGGCGTATATCATCCTGTGCACATTACCGTGCTTTGGTATTTTAATAGCCAGCTCCAAG GTGCAAGTGGACAGAGGACGCAGGCTCGACCATTTCGCTGAGTTGCCCGTTTCCTTGGTGCTTGTCTCCCTCATCTGTGTGGATATCATAGAAAGGATTCGCCCCTGCAGGTTAATTGGACAAT CAGACAGCCTGGATGATGACCTTGACATGCCAGGCCCCGTCCTCACCCACCTGCAACAGGTGACCACAGTAACAGGCCAGCTGCACACTCATGAAGGCCCAAACGATTTGACCCAAGGCCGTCCAGAGGCCAGGAATGGCAGCGCCTCAGGCAGATGGCAGGACCTCGGTGGCTCGCCCACCCGCTCAACATTCAGCTCACGAGCACCCAGCAGTGCCTACCTGTACTCCTCATCCTCACGCCCCCGATCCTGCTCTGGTCATCTGGGCTTCCTGTTGAGGAGGGATGGAAGGTCAGAGGTGTTTGTGGATTGTTTCCTGTTCTGGCTAGACACTGTGGAGATGGTGAGAGTGGCAGGAGAGCCATCAATCTTCTACTCAGCCTGGGTGTTCCCCGTCTACATCCTCGCCTTCATGTCTACTCTCCGCATAGTCATCACTCCTCACAATCCTTTATTGTCTTTTGCTGGAGCTGCTCTGCAGGACCTTCCTTTTTTTATCATTCGAGTTGCTCTGATTGTTGTGTTTGGTTATGTAACTCCTGTGTTGTACCCATTGAAAAATGTGCTGGTGAGCCTGACTTTTATCTACTTTACATTCCTGACCAAGCTGAGGATTTTCAAAAGGCAGAGCATGTTTTGA
- the stam gene encoding signal transducing adapter molecule 1, with amino-acid sequence MPLFTTNPFDQDVEKATSEMNTAEDWGLILDICDKIGQSRTGPKECLRSIMRRVNHKDPHVAMQALTLLGACVSNCGKIFHLEVCSREFASEVSNVLNKGHPKVCEKLKALMVEWAEDFRNDPQLSLISAMIKNLREQGVTFPAVGSQAAEQAKASPALVAKDPSTSTNKKEEEDLAKAIELSLKEQRQHPQGSLSSLYPSTTSLLSSQKSDGRKVRAIYDFEAAEDNELTFKSGEIITILDDSDPNWWKGETYQGVGLFPSNFVTADLTAEPEMMKTEKKTVQFSEDIQVETIEPEQEPVYIDEDKMDQLLQMIQSADPTDNQSDSIELLQLEGACNQMGPLIDQKLEDIDRKHSELSELNVKVMEALSLYAKLMNEDPVYAMYAKLQSQQYYMQQPANAAQVYPGQPASGSYAMSGPAMQGYSVPMEQLPSGTPIPGQPAPSDVHMYMGQPPVYTAAPGSMAPADVQCYQNPASAPGPAPGTTHAGMTQAPNYSTPSGPSIAPSSDASHAPYSEKALL; translated from the exons ATGCCTCTCTTCACGACCAACCCATTTGACCAAGATGTTG AGAAAGCAACCAGTGAGATGAACACAGCTGAGGACTGGGGCCTCATTCTGGACATATGTGATAAGATAGGGCAGTCACGCACTGG GCCTAAAGAATGTCTCCGCTCCATAATGAGAAGAGTGAACCACAAGGATCCCCATGTGGCCATGCAGGCACTGACT CTCCTTGGTGCTTGTGTCTCAAACTGTGGGAAGATATTCCACTTAGAGGTGTGCTCCAGAGAGTTTGCCAGTGAAGTCAGTAACGTCTTAAACAAG GGCCACCCCAAAGTGTGTGAGAAGCTGAAAGCCCTAATGGTGGAGTGGGCAGAGGACTTCCGCAACGATCCCCAACTCAGTCTGATCTCAGCTATGATTAAGAATCTACGTGAGCAGGGTGTCACTTTTCCAGCTGTAGGGTCCCAG GCTGCAGAGCAAGCAAAAGCAAGCCCTGCTTTGGTGGCGAAGGATCCCTCCAcctcaacaaacaaaaaagaagaagaagacttgGCCAAAG CTATTGAGCTGTCATTGAAGGAGCAACGTCAGCACCCGCAGGGCTCTCTGTCGAGCCTTTACCCGAGCACCACCAGCCTGCTCTCTTCACAAAAGTCCGACGGCAGGAAAGTCCGCGCCATCTACGACTTTGAGGCCGCTGAGGACAATGAGCTCACCTTCAAGTCAGGAGAAATCATCACTATCCTGGACGATAG tgacCCCAACTGGTGGAAAGGGGAAACATACCAGGGAGTGGGGTTGTTCCCTTCTAACTTTGTCACAGCTGACCTCACTGCAGAGCCTGAGATga tgaagacagagaagaagacagtACAGTTCAGTGAGGACATCCAGGTGGAGACCATAGAGCCCGAACAAGAGCCTGTATATATAGACGAG gACAAAATGGACCAGCTACTGCAGATGATCCAGAGTGCAGATCCCACAGACAACCAGTCAGACAGCATTGAGTTACTACAGTTGGAAG GTGCCTGCAATCAAATGGGACCCCTCATTGACCAGAAGTTGGAGGATATAGACAG GAAGCACTCAGAGCTGTCAGAGCTGAATGTGAAGGTGATGGAAGCTCTGTCTTTGTATGCCAAGCTAATGAATGAAGATCCAGTTTACGCCATGTATGCCAAGCTGCAGAGCCAACAGTACTACATGCAGCAGCCTGCCAACGCAGCACAG GTCTACCCTGGTCAGCCTGCATCGGGTTCGTATGCCATGAGTGGTCCTGCGATGCAGGGTTACAGTGTTCCCATGGAGCAGCTTCCATCTGGAACCCCTATACCTGGTCAGCCAGCTCCCAG TGACGTTCATATGTACATGGGCCAGCCGCCAGTCTACACTGCAGCTCCAGGCAGCATGGCCCCAGCAGACGTTCAGTGCTACCAGAACCCGGCTAGCGCCCCCGGCCCCGCCCCAGGCACGACTCACGCAGGCATGACGCAGGCGCCAAACTACAGCACCCCCTCTGGCCCAAGCATAGCACCTTCCTCAGACGCCTCACATGCCCCCTACTCAGAGAAAGCCTTGCTATAG
- the colec12 gene encoding collectin-12 isoform X3, with product MDNVTEGMQNYGGKIDAVETDLKKLDDQTGEKSVNAASEIKTFKSDLEALQNQLNDIAVRATRNKDMLDELRITGDDMQNGHVSLQSFLQGNAASLRGVNQTLASYSGMIDDLQTDTARLQSEIQGQVKEQSQTQVSISALNISQSQQRNLLGTLQKTVEDAGQAVQKLKNDYQGLQQTARQTRADTEWLKEKVQNLQVLAANNSALARSNGEALDDLGAQLSTLASQIQNTSALTEGHDQSLRELMDHQRDHDNATSSKFDEMEARLDRHENDMDRVTGNVSFASQLLGAISSDLNGLRSCAETVMRHSDLLLGLNTSVTEAKADSKELRAQQDELTARLDKEVSNLSMVMEEMKLVDSKHSQIITNFTILQGPPGPRGPRGDKGPQGPVGQSGQKGDKGDKGMPGLVGPKGEKGAAGPPGATGPKGTAGARGLPGAKGSRGSGGRPGNPGEKGDPGAQGLPGRDGQSGIPGLQGPQGPRGAAGPAGLEGPRGPVGPIGPPGPPGLPGIPAPAGPPLSKPPQPTQPAQVPEPPKPPKPPKPAEEPEGSVSQQVQPPVATSPTPGCPPGFRKFGDSCYYFSSGSQRLNFDESNQFCTNISSHMLIINDNEEQQFVRNAIAGKGYFWLGLTDREEENVWKWVDGTIPVFKKWKPGQPDNWTHGHEEGEDCAGLIHNANWNDFYCTDRIGFICERASDLTVPVL from the exons ATGGACAATGTCACAGAGGGCATGCAGAATTATGGAGGCAAGATCGATGCTGTGGAGACAGACTTAAAGAAACTAG atgatcagacaggagAAAAGTCAGTTAATGCCGCAAGTGAAATCAAGACTTTCAAGTCAGATCTGGAAGCATTACAGAACCAACTGAATGATATTGCTGTCAGGGCAACCAGAAACAAGGACATGCTGGATGAACTTCGGATCACAGGAGATGACATGCAAAACGGCCATGTCTCCTTGCAGAGTTTTCTGCAAGGCAACGCTGCCTCACTGCGTGGAGTCAACCAGACCTTGGCCTCCTACAGTGGCATGATTGACGACCTCCAGACAGACACTGCACGGCTCCAGTCAGAGATACAGGGCCAGGTCAAAGAGCAGAGCCAGACCCAGGTTAGCATCAGTGCACTAAACATCAGCCAGTCCCAGCAGCGTAATCTGCTCGGCACGCTGCAGAAGACGGTCGAAGACGCAGGCCAGGCAGTGCAGAAGCTGAAGAATGACTATCAGGGTCTGCAGCAGACAGCCAGGCAGACCCGGGCTGACACAGAGTGGCTAAAGGAAAAGGTCCAGAACCTCCAGGTTTTGGCAGCCAACAACTCAGCCCTGGCCCGGTCCAATGGAGAAGCTCTGGATGACTTGGGGGCTCAGCTCAGCACACTAGCCAGCCAGATCCAGAACACCTCAGCTCTCACTGAGGGGCATGACCAGAGCCTGCGTGAGCTGATGGACCACCAGAGAGACCACGATAACGCCACCTCATCTAAGTTTGATGAGATGGAAGCACGATtagacagacatgagaatgaCATGGACCGTGTGACCGGAAACGTGAGCTTTGCCTCGCAGCTCCTAGGTGCCATCAGCTCCGACCTGAATGGCCTGAGGTCCTGCGCTGAGACAGTAATGCGACATTCAGACCTGTTACTGGGGCTGAACACTAGTGTGACAGAGGCCAAGGCAGATAGCAAAGAGCTGCGAGCCCAGCAAGATGAGCTGACAGCCAGGTTGGACAAAGAGGTCAGCAACCTCTCtatggtgatggaggagatgaAGCTGGTGGACAGTAAGCACTCACAGATCATCACCAACTTCACCATCCTGCAAG GACCACCAGGTCCAAGGGGCCCCAGGGGTGACAAGGGTCCCCAGGGGCCAGTGGGCCAGTCAGGACAAAAGGGTGATAAAGGAGACAAAGGGATGCCAGGGTTGGTGGGACCTAAAGGAGAGAAAGGTGCTGCTGGACCACCAGGTGCAACAGGTCCAAAGGGTACAGCCGGTGCTCGGGGTCTTCCTGGTGCTAAAGGATCGAGAGGGTCTGGAGGTCGACCTGGAAACCCTGGTGAAAAAGGTGATCCTGGGGCTCAGGGGCTTCCTGGTAGGGATGGACAGTCAGGAATACCAGGACTACAAGGGCCACAGGGGcccagaggagcagcaggaccTGCAGGATTGGAGGGGCCTCGTGGGCCTGTTGGACCCATAGGCCCTCCAGGTCCTCCAGGGCTACCAGGGATACCTGCGCCTGCAGGTCCTCCACTTTCAAAGCCTCCTCAGCCCACTCAGCCCGCTCAGGTCCCTGAACCCCCCAAACCACCCAAACCTCCCAAACCAGCAGAGGAACCAGAAGGGTCCGTGTCCCAGCAGGTCCAGCCCCCAGTCGCCACTTCTCCAACGCCTG GTTGCCCACCTGGGTTCAGAAAGTTTGGAGACAGCTGCTATTACTTCTCCTCCGGGTCTCAGAGACTCAACTTTGACGAGTCCAACCAGTTTTGTACTAACATATCATCTCATATGCTCATTATTAACGACAATGAGGAACAG CAATTTGTGAGAAATGCAATTGCAGGAAAAGGCTATTTCTGGCTGGGCCTTACTGACAGGGAGGAGGAAAATGTCTGGAAATGGGTGGATGGAACCATACCTGTTTTCAA GAAGTGGAAGCCTGGCCAGCCTGATAACTGGACCCATGGCCATGAAGAGGGCGAGGACTGTGCTGGCCTTATACATAATGCCAACTGGAATGATTTCTACTGCACTGACCGCATCGGTTTCATCTGTGAACGTGCCTCTGACT TGACAGTTCCAGTTTTATAG
- the colec12 gene encoding collectin-12 isoform X2: protein MTQKWNGIQEGTECTKCKNDWALRAAIALLYVLCALLTIAVAVLGYKVVQRMDNVTEGMQNYGGKIDAVETDLKKLDDQTGEKSVNAASEIKTFKSDLEALQNQLNDIAVRATRNKDMLDELRITGDDMQNGHVSLQSFLQGNAASLRGVNQTLASYSGMIDDLQTDTARLQSEIQGQVKEQSQTQVSISALNISQSQQRNLLGTLQKTVEDAGQAVQKLKNDYQGLQQTARQTRADTEWLKEKVQNLQVLAANNSALARSNGEALDDLGAQLSTLASQIQNTSALTEGHDQSLRELMDHQRDHDNATSSKFDEMEARLDRHENDMDRVTGNVSFASQLLGAISSDLNGLRSCAETVMRHSDLLLGLNTSVTEAKADSKELRAQQDELTARLDKEVSNLSMVMEEMKLVDSKHSQIITNFTILQGPPGPRGPRGDKGPQGPVGQSGQKGDKGDKGMPGLVGPKGEKGAAGPPGATGPKGTAGARGLPGAKGSRGSGGRPGNPGEKGDPGAQGLPGRDGQSGIPGLQGPQGPRGAAGPAGLEGPRGPVGPIGPPGPPGLPGIPAPAGPPLSKPPQPTQPAQVPEPPKPPKPPKPAEEPEGSVSQQVQPPVATSPTPGCPPGFRKFGDSCYYFSSGSQRLNFDESNQFCTNISSHMLIINDNEEQQFVRNAIAGKGYFWLGLTDREEENVWKWVDGTIPVFKKWKPGQPDNWTHGHEEGEDCAGLIHNANWNDFYCTDRIGFICERASDLTVPVL from the exons ATGACGCAGAAGTGGAATg GAATTCAGGAAGGTACGGAGTGCaccaagtgtaaaaatgactggGCACTGAGGGCAGCTATTGCACTGCTCTATGTGCTGTGTGCCCTGCTCACCATAGCAGTGGCTGTCCTCGGATACAAAG TGGTCCAGAGAATGGACAATGTCACAGAGGGCATGCAGAATTATGGAGGCAAGATCGATGCTGTGGAGACAGACTTAAAGAAACTAG atgatcagacaggagAAAAGTCAGTTAATGCCGCAAGTGAAATCAAGACTTTCAAGTCAGATCTGGAAGCATTACAGAACCAACTGAATGATATTGCTGTCAGGGCAACCAGAAACAAGGACATGCTGGATGAACTTCGGATCACAGGAGATGACATGCAAAACGGCCATGTCTCCTTGCAGAGTTTTCTGCAAGGCAACGCTGCCTCACTGCGTGGAGTCAACCAGACCTTGGCCTCCTACAGTGGCATGATTGACGACCTCCAGACAGACACTGCACGGCTCCAGTCAGAGATACAGGGCCAGGTCAAAGAGCAGAGCCAGACCCAGGTTAGCATCAGTGCACTAAACATCAGCCAGTCCCAGCAGCGTAATCTGCTCGGCACGCTGCAGAAGACGGTCGAAGACGCAGGCCAGGCAGTGCAGAAGCTGAAGAATGACTATCAGGGTCTGCAGCAGACAGCCAGGCAGACCCGGGCTGACACAGAGTGGCTAAAGGAAAAGGTCCAGAACCTCCAGGTTTTGGCAGCCAACAACTCAGCCCTGGCCCGGTCCAATGGAGAAGCTCTGGATGACTTGGGGGCTCAGCTCAGCACACTAGCCAGCCAGATCCAGAACACCTCAGCTCTCACTGAGGGGCATGACCAGAGCCTGCGTGAGCTGATGGACCACCAGAGAGACCACGATAACGCCACCTCATCTAAGTTTGATGAGATGGAAGCACGATtagacagacatgagaatgaCATGGACCGTGTGACCGGAAACGTGAGCTTTGCCTCGCAGCTCCTAGGTGCCATCAGCTCCGACCTGAATGGCCTGAGGTCCTGCGCTGAGACAGTAATGCGACATTCAGACCTGTTACTGGGGCTGAACACTAGTGTGACAGAGGCCAAGGCAGATAGCAAAGAGCTGCGAGCCCAGCAAGATGAGCTGACAGCCAGGTTGGACAAAGAGGTCAGCAACCTCTCtatggtgatggaggagatgaAGCTGGTGGACAGTAAGCACTCACAGATCATCACCAACTTCACCATCCTGCAAG GACCACCAGGTCCAAGGGGCCCCAGGGGTGACAAGGGTCCCCAGGGGCCAGTGGGCCAGTCAGGACAAAAGGGTGATAAAGGAGACAAAGGGATGCCAGGGTTGGTGGGACCTAAAGGAGAGAAAGGTGCTGCTGGACCACCAGGTGCAACAGGTCCAAAGGGTACAGCCGGTGCTCGGGGTCTTCCTGGTGCTAAAGGATCGAGAGGGTCTGGAGGTCGACCTGGAAACCCTGGTGAAAAAGGTGATCCTGGGGCTCAGGGGCTTCCTGGTAGGGATGGACAGTCAGGAATACCAGGACTACAAGGGCCACAGGGGcccagaggagcagcaggaccTGCAGGATTGGAGGGGCCTCGTGGGCCTGTTGGACCCATAGGCCCTCCAGGTCCTCCAGGGCTACCAGGGATACCTGCGCCTGCAGGTCCTCCACTTTCAAAGCCTCCTCAGCCCACTCAGCCCGCTCAGGTCCCTGAACCCCCCAAACCACCCAAACCTCCCAAACCAGCAGAGGAACCAGAAGGGTCCGTGTCCCAGCAGGTCCAGCCCCCAGTCGCCACTTCTCCAACGCCTG GTTGCCCACCTGGGTTCAGAAAGTTTGGAGACAGCTGCTATTACTTCTCCTCCGGGTCTCAGAGACTCAACTTTGACGAGTCCAACCAGTTTTGTACTAACATATCATCTCATATGCTCATTATTAACGACAATGAGGAACAG CAATTTGTGAGAAATGCAATTGCAGGAAAAGGCTATTTCTGGCTGGGCCTTACTGACAGGGAGGAGGAAAATGTCTGGAAATGGGTGGATGGAACCATACCTGTTTTCAA GAAGTGGAAGCCTGGCCAGCCTGATAACTGGACCCATGGCCATGAAGAGGGCGAGGACTGTGCTGGCCTTATACATAATGCCAACTGGAATGATTTCTACTGCACTGACCGCATCGGTTTCATCTGTGAACGTGCCTCTGACT TGACAGTTCCAGTTTTATAG
- the colec12 gene encoding collectin-12 isoform X1: MKDDFADEEEVQSFGYKRFGIQEGTECTKCKNDWALRAAIALLYVLCALLTIAVAVLGYKVVQRMDNVTEGMQNYGGKIDAVETDLKKLDDQTGEKSVNAASEIKTFKSDLEALQNQLNDIAVRATRNKDMLDELRITGDDMQNGHVSLQSFLQGNAASLRGVNQTLASYSGMIDDLQTDTARLQSEIQGQVKEQSQTQVSISALNISQSQQRNLLGTLQKTVEDAGQAVQKLKNDYQGLQQTARQTRADTEWLKEKVQNLQVLAANNSALARSNGEALDDLGAQLSTLASQIQNTSALTEGHDQSLRELMDHQRDHDNATSSKFDEMEARLDRHENDMDRVTGNVSFASQLLGAISSDLNGLRSCAETVMRHSDLLLGLNTSVTEAKADSKELRAQQDELTARLDKEVSNLSMVMEEMKLVDSKHSQIITNFTILQGPPGPRGPRGDKGPQGPVGQSGQKGDKGDKGMPGLVGPKGEKGAAGPPGATGPKGTAGARGLPGAKGSRGSGGRPGNPGEKGDPGAQGLPGRDGQSGIPGLQGPQGPRGAAGPAGLEGPRGPVGPIGPPGPPGLPGIPAPAGPPLSKPPQPTQPAQVPEPPKPPKPPKPAEEPEGSVSQQVQPPVATSPTPGCPPGFRKFGDSCYYFSSGSQRLNFDESNQFCTNISSHMLIINDNEEQQFVRNAIAGKGYFWLGLTDREEENVWKWVDGTIPVFKKWKPGQPDNWTHGHEEGEDCAGLIHNANWNDFYCTDRIGFICERASDLTVPVL; encoded by the exons GAATTCAGGAAGGTACGGAGTGCaccaagtgtaaaaatgactggGCACTGAGGGCAGCTATTGCACTGCTCTATGTGCTGTGTGCCCTGCTCACCATAGCAGTGGCTGTCCTCGGATACAAAG TGGTCCAGAGAATGGACAATGTCACAGAGGGCATGCAGAATTATGGAGGCAAGATCGATGCTGTGGAGACAGACTTAAAGAAACTAG atgatcagacaggagAAAAGTCAGTTAATGCCGCAAGTGAAATCAAGACTTTCAAGTCAGATCTGGAAGCATTACAGAACCAACTGAATGATATTGCTGTCAGGGCAACCAGAAACAAGGACATGCTGGATGAACTTCGGATCACAGGAGATGACATGCAAAACGGCCATGTCTCCTTGCAGAGTTTTCTGCAAGGCAACGCTGCCTCACTGCGTGGAGTCAACCAGACCTTGGCCTCCTACAGTGGCATGATTGACGACCTCCAGACAGACACTGCACGGCTCCAGTCAGAGATACAGGGCCAGGTCAAAGAGCAGAGCCAGACCCAGGTTAGCATCAGTGCACTAAACATCAGCCAGTCCCAGCAGCGTAATCTGCTCGGCACGCTGCAGAAGACGGTCGAAGACGCAGGCCAGGCAGTGCAGAAGCTGAAGAATGACTATCAGGGTCTGCAGCAGACAGCCAGGCAGACCCGGGCTGACACAGAGTGGCTAAAGGAAAAGGTCCAGAACCTCCAGGTTTTGGCAGCCAACAACTCAGCCCTGGCCCGGTCCAATGGAGAAGCTCTGGATGACTTGGGGGCTCAGCTCAGCACACTAGCCAGCCAGATCCAGAACACCTCAGCTCTCACTGAGGGGCATGACCAGAGCCTGCGTGAGCTGATGGACCACCAGAGAGACCACGATAACGCCACCTCATCTAAGTTTGATGAGATGGAAGCACGATtagacagacatgagaatgaCATGGACCGTGTGACCGGAAACGTGAGCTTTGCCTCGCAGCTCCTAGGTGCCATCAGCTCCGACCTGAATGGCCTGAGGTCCTGCGCTGAGACAGTAATGCGACATTCAGACCTGTTACTGGGGCTGAACACTAGTGTGACAGAGGCCAAGGCAGATAGCAAAGAGCTGCGAGCCCAGCAAGATGAGCTGACAGCCAGGTTGGACAAAGAGGTCAGCAACCTCTCtatggtgatggaggagatgaAGCTGGTGGACAGTAAGCACTCACAGATCATCACCAACTTCACCATCCTGCAAG GACCACCAGGTCCAAGGGGCCCCAGGGGTGACAAGGGTCCCCAGGGGCCAGTGGGCCAGTCAGGACAAAAGGGTGATAAAGGAGACAAAGGGATGCCAGGGTTGGTGGGACCTAAAGGAGAGAAAGGTGCTGCTGGACCACCAGGTGCAACAGGTCCAAAGGGTACAGCCGGTGCTCGGGGTCTTCCTGGTGCTAAAGGATCGAGAGGGTCTGGAGGTCGACCTGGAAACCCTGGTGAAAAAGGTGATCCTGGGGCTCAGGGGCTTCCTGGTAGGGATGGACAGTCAGGAATACCAGGACTACAAGGGCCACAGGGGcccagaggagcagcaggaccTGCAGGATTGGAGGGGCCTCGTGGGCCTGTTGGACCCATAGGCCCTCCAGGTCCTCCAGGGCTACCAGGGATACCTGCGCCTGCAGGTCCTCCACTTTCAAAGCCTCCTCAGCCCACTCAGCCCGCTCAGGTCCCTGAACCCCCCAAACCACCCAAACCTCCCAAACCAGCAGAGGAACCAGAAGGGTCCGTGTCCCAGCAGGTCCAGCCCCCAGTCGCCACTTCTCCAACGCCTG GTTGCCCACCTGGGTTCAGAAAGTTTGGAGACAGCTGCTATTACTTCTCCTCCGGGTCTCAGAGACTCAACTTTGACGAGTCCAACCAGTTTTGTACTAACATATCATCTCATATGCTCATTATTAACGACAATGAGGAACAG CAATTTGTGAGAAATGCAATTGCAGGAAAAGGCTATTTCTGGCTGGGCCTTACTGACAGGGAGGAGGAAAATGTCTGGAAATGGGTGGATGGAACCATACCTGTTTTCAA GAAGTGGAAGCCTGGCCAGCCTGATAACTGGACCCATGGCCATGAAGAGGGCGAGGACTGTGCTGGCCTTATACATAATGCCAACTGGAATGATTTCTACTGCACTGACCGCATCGGTTTCATCTGTGAACGTGCCTCTGACT TGACAGTTCCAGTTTTATAG